Proteins encoded together in one Planctomyces sp. SH-PL14 window:
- a CDS encoding LuxR C-terminal-related transcriptional regulator, with the protein MKSSDPLHPPQIFLIDQDDSRRTQMARILFRGFPGGALREFSGLPELANVEAGTSALLVAADACFASIGTADEFTARWRESPLILISTGAEGSPERERLSSWRSDVVRVPVADVAFLPRMVHRGLNGMVSASLVPERPLARLSGQALGGIADAADLLLFVHGGDGTIVDVECGLALPIASSVERLVGATLADILPPASASAVSAAIEAVLRDATPRTIDYPVTILGSQTHFQGRLVRQSATHVLAVLRDITLKVQAAQAIALLSRREHQVLTRIILGETNKEIAAHLGIGVKTIETHRAGLMKKLKARTVADLVRIAFRAEVPAEP; encoded by the coding sequence GTGAAGTCGAGCGATCCGCTCCATCCACCTCAGATCTTCCTCATCGACCAGGATGACTCCCGGCGGACGCAGATGGCCCGCATCCTCTTCCGCGGGTTTCCGGGAGGAGCGCTGCGCGAGTTTTCCGGCCTGCCGGAACTGGCGAACGTGGAGGCGGGAACGTCGGCACTGCTCGTTGCGGCCGATGCCTGTTTCGCCTCGATCGGGACTGCGGACGAATTTACGGCTCGCTGGCGGGAAAGCCCGCTGATTCTCATCTCCACGGGGGCCGAGGGCTCGCCCGAGCGGGAACGCCTCTCGTCATGGCGATCGGATGTCGTGCGCGTTCCCGTCGCCGACGTCGCGTTCCTGCCGCGAATGGTCCACCGCGGGCTGAACGGGATGGTCTCGGCCTCATTGGTTCCGGAGAGGCCGCTGGCCCGTCTTTCCGGACAGGCGCTCGGGGGGATTGCCGACGCCGCCGATCTGCTCCTGTTCGTCCACGGCGGGGACGGAACGATTGTCGACGTGGAATGCGGCCTGGCGCTGCCGATCGCCTCGAGCGTGGAACGGCTCGTCGGTGCGACTCTCGCCGACATTCTCCCACCGGCCTCGGCCTCCGCCGTCTCCGCGGCGATCGAGGCGGTCCTGCGGGACGCGACCCCTCGCACAATCGACTATCCGGTCACGATTCTCGGTTCGCAGACCCACTTCCAGGGGCGGCTTGTCCGGCAATCCGCTACGCATGTCCTGGCGGTTCTGCGGGACATCACGCTGAAGGTCCAGGCCGCGCAGGCGATCGCCCTGTTGTCGCGGCGGGAACACCAGGTCCTCACGCGAATCATCCTGGGGGAGACCAACAAGGAGATCGCCGCGCACCTGGGGATCGGCGTCAAGACGATCGAGACGCACCGCGCCGGCCTGATGAAGAAGCTGAAGGCCCGTACGGTGGCGGACCTCGTGCGGATCGCATTTCGTGCCGAGGTTCCCGCGGAGCCGTAA
- a CDS encoding Hsp20/alpha crystallin family protein translates to MSENIPSMGGAEPVDPRTAQRWVRTPPIDIFETSEGLVLRADLPGVAPESLELQVQDNRLSLFGRVHAPLEADAQILHQEYRVGDFVRSFILSDDVDHDRIRAKLADGVLELTLPRARKAEPRKIVVQGGEPS, encoded by the coding sequence ATGTCTGAGAACATTCCATCCATGGGAGGGGCCGAGCCGGTCGATCCGCGGACCGCTCAGCGGTGGGTGCGGACTCCCCCGATCGACATCTTTGAGACCTCCGAGGGGCTCGTGCTCCGCGCGGACCTGCCCGGAGTGGCTCCGGAGTCGCTGGAACTGCAGGTGCAGGACAACCGGCTGAGTCTCTTCGGGCGCGTTCACGCGCCGCTGGAGGCCGATGCCCAGATCCTGCATCAGGAGTATCGCGTCGGGGATTTCGTCCGTTCGTTCATTCTGAGCGACGATGTCGACCACGATCGGATTCGGGCCAAGCTGGCCGATGGTGTTCTGGAGCTGACGCTTCCGCGGGCCCGCAAGGCGGAGCCGAGGAAGATCGTCGTCCAGGGGGGCGAGCCCTCTTAG
- a CDS encoding Hsp20/alpha crystallin family protein yields the protein MRLFRWGNALEAFRDLQQEMDRLLESVNLASDGLRYGQPYPPTNIYDAGSAFLITVELPGLNASDVEISLANGVLTMKGERGANEGVPGDQYRRCERPRGSWERQFALPERVEEEGIRADLRNGILVLKLPKSPSTQPRQIPVNGGAATVAGVSGGEGQGDV from the coding sequence ATGCGATTGTTTCGGTGGGGGAATGCGCTCGAGGCGTTTCGCGATCTGCAACAGGAGATGGATCGTCTCCTGGAGAGCGTGAATCTGGCCTCCGACGGTCTGCGATACGGGCAGCCGTACCCCCCCACGAACATCTATGACGCCGGTTCCGCGTTTCTCATCACGGTCGAGCTCCCTGGGCTGAACGCGTCGGACGTTGAAATCAGCCTCGCCAACGGCGTCCTGACAATGAAGGGGGAGCGGGGAGCCAACGAAGGTGTTCCCGGCGATCAATATCGCCGCTGCGAGCGCCCGCGGGGGAGCTGGGAGCGACAGTTCGCGTTGCCGGAACGGGTCGAGGAAGAGGGGATCCGGGCGGATCTGCGGAACGGGATTCTGGTGCTGAAGCTCCCGAAGAGTCCTTCGACGCAGCCGCGGCAGATCCCGGTCAACGGCGGAGCGGCGACGGTGGCGGGAGTATCAGGAGGAGAGGGGCAGGGCGATGTCTGA